In Bosea vestrisii, a single genomic region encodes these proteins:
- a CDS encoding ABC transporter substrate-binding protein, translating into MAQSAGNIRWAFLVPGFTVLIARYMEAKKLAEAAGANLAAPKEYATVSTYYNDFAAGNYDVCIGSWDVFAQRYEAGVPIKMLCTITSASMIAIVTGNPDVKAVPDLKGKTLAAPQSTGTFRMVSSLIKERYGLELGKDINIQGVDNPASSMTMVLADRADGGLSWEPNISSTLARRKDLRVTFNAGAAYREISDGAELPYFGIAVRRELAERDPEQVTRIRKAFESCITGILADPNEAVGIVADKTGAPPAVLLDALTSKRLSFRFGSMTSAEERANVTKAGEFLKRNGLLKNSVAPAFFIET; encoded by the coding sequence TTGGCGCAGTCGGCCGGGAATATCCGCTGGGCCTTTCTCGTGCCCGGCTTCACGGTGCTCATCGCCCGCTACATGGAGGCGAAGAAACTGGCGGAGGCCGCCGGGGCAAACCTGGCGGCGCCAAAGGAATACGCGACGGTATCGACCTATTACAACGATTTCGCCGCGGGAAATTACGATGTTTGCATCGGCAGCTGGGACGTCTTCGCGCAGCGCTATGAGGCGGGTGTTCCGATCAAGATGCTCTGCACGATCACCTCAGCCAGCATGATCGCGATCGTCACCGGCAACCCCGACGTCAAGGCGGTGCCGGACCTCAAGGGCAAGACGCTCGCGGCGCCGCAATCCACAGGAACGTTCCGGATGGTTTCAAGCCTGATCAAGGAGCGCTACGGGCTGGAACTGGGGAAGGACATCAATATTCAGGGCGTCGACAACCCGGCCTCCTCCATGACGATGGTGCTGGCCGACCGCGCCGACGGGGGGTTGTCATGGGAGCCGAACATCAGCTCGACGCTGGCGCGGCGCAAGGATTTGCGGGTGACCTTCAATGCGGGCGCGGCCTATCGAGAGATCAGCGACGGCGCCGAGCTCCCCTATTTCGGCATCGCCGTCCGGCGCGAACTTGCCGAACGCGACCCCGAGCAGGTGACCCGCATTCGCAAGGCCTTCGAAAGCTGCATCACGGGCATTCTGGCGGACCCCAACGAGGCGGTCGGCATCGTAGCGGACAAGACGGGGGCGCCACCTGCGGTCCTGCTGGACGCCCTGACCTCCAAGCGGCTGAGCTTCAGGTTCGGCTCGATGACCTCGGCGGAAGAGCGTGCCAACGTCACGAAGGCCGGAGAGTTTCT